The Oncorhynchus gorbuscha isolate QuinsamMale2020 ecotype Even-year linkage group LG08, OgorEven_v1.0, whole genome shotgun sequence DNA window AATAAAACCAAACTTAGATCAGTGTTTATAGGGTAATGAATTCCTCACAGTGCTTTATATGGTCCTGCCTTTCTTTTCCCTTAGAGATCAAGAGCTCCTCAAGGAATGGCGTACTCATGCTAGGGTCATGCAGGAGAGGAAAATCTTAGAGCACAAGCAGGAAAGGCGTGAGAGACATAGAAGAGAAGAGGTATGTCTGTTTTGTATGTCTGCTTTCACTCCCATTCTAATTTTGGAATACACTATTTGTTCACTCACAGAACTGAAAGCATTTTTCTGATTCAAATGTTCTCCCTTTCTAATGACCAGAGGAGGGCAGCATAACACCAGCCCGAGGAAAGGCTTTCACAGTCATTGGAAAGGGAGAACATTTGAATTATAAAAATGTTTTCAGTTCTGTTCTTGTTATAAGGAAACTGTCTGAGAGAAgttagagtagaaagagagagactgactgactggagtcCTTGTTTTCATTCTGGGTGAGCAGACGTTGAAAAAGATAGCGTCAGGCTGCACAGACACTCAGTTGAGGCTGTCCAGGTCAGGGGCAGCGACAGGCCTAGCTAACGATGGATCACTGTGCCTCCAGTGTGCCGAGTCAGTCATCCTGCAGTCAGATGTCCCCAGCGAGGCTGCACCACAGCTGGTAAACATAACCCTTCCACAGAATGCtagcgcacacgcacacagtcaGATACAAAGCAGCAGATTAGACTGCGTGGCCGCACACaactccaacgccatcattaagtttgcagacgacacgacggtggtagggctgatcaccgacaacgatgagacgacctatagggaggaggtcagagacctggcagtgtggtgccaggacaacaacctctccctcaacgtcacagacaaaggaactgatcatggactacaggaaacagagagcTGAGCACGctcccattcacatcgacagggctgtagtggagcaggtctagagcttcaagttccttggtgaccATATCACTAAGGAATTGTCAGGCCATCATTGTaatataataatttgttcttaactgacttgcctagttaaataaaggttaaattaaaaaatcaTGGTCCACAAATACCACcatagtcgtgaagaggacatgaCAACGCCTCTTCCACCTCATGAgggtgaaaagatttggcatggaccctcagatcctcaaaaaaagAAAGCAACCCATAGCTGTATATCTAATATCTGACCTCTTCAGCAATGTGCCAGGATAGTAGTAGTCAATCTGTGTCACTGATAGACCCTTCATCCATCCTTAACTTACTGTAAGTTCACAGTGTCGGTTGTATGAAGAAAAGACCAGCTTTCTATAGAAATGAATATATTTTTTTGGTACAGGTACCGATAAATGCTCCATACGCCACAgagtctctgtgtagtgttgttGAAAGTGGTGAGGTCAAGACCCACAACCCCCCACCAAAGAGgatccagagacagagatcgTTCCTGTCCCAGAAGGAACACGAGGAAGCCAGGTATGATGTAGCTAATCTACTGACAGTAGCCACCAAAGAAAGCAATGGCAGATCAATCAAAGATGTTCAGAGACATTTAGTGGAAAGAGGGTTTTTGGAAAGATCTCTTTTGTTCAAAGCATATATTTTGTCCCCTGTGTCAAATACTTTGGTTCAGCTGATTTGATTTAATTGATGACTTTTTTTCTGTTGTCCAGTACTATACCTAGTCCAACCGgcgcccctgcacattgactctatcggtaccccctgtatatagcctcactattgttattttactttattttatttgttaGTTTGATTTTTGATTTTTGACTAatctatttttttacttaacaattttttttcttaactgcatttttggttaagggcttgtaagtaagcatttcactgcaagttCTACACCTATTGCAttgaatgtgacaaatacaatttaatttgattttgacCGATAGACCAGTACCTGTCTTGAATAAATACTGTTCATGTAAACTATTGATTCAAAAGAGTACACCTCAGTATAAGGTTTAGTTTATTGACAAGGTGTACAAGAGCTGAATTGCAGCGTACAGTCCATcggaataaataaacaaataattaaatCAAACAATCGAGTGAAATCGTGTGATAAATGtatatgtggagggagggagcattGGTCAGTCACAGCCAGGTTAACGTATCAGGAGTCTTGATTAGGGACAGGGTCAGACAGGTCCGGACTCCGAGCATctggtctctgtagtctgtagctagccagctaatccTCCACCACCAACAACATGCAGCACCCACAGCAGTATGTAACTAAGAGAATCTTTAGTTTGTGGAATGGTGGTTCATTTGACCCTTGACCCCTGTGTGACCCCAGGGCAGCCCGCGACCGGGAGTTAGAGCAGCGGATCAGGAGCCATGTTCAGATGATCCAGGAGAGGCGCAGGAGGCCCAGTGGCACTGCCCAAGAGGAGACAGAAGCTGCAAGGCAGGACATGGAGGAAGTATgttactattctactgtatatcaAGTAACCAGTCAAGTCATTTTCAGTGCTCAATGACAGCAGCCCCAGGAATTAAAGGAATGTCTAGGTGTTTCTTTCTTTGTGGTTTTCTTCCATTGCTTCTGTTTCAGGCCAAGAGATTGCAGTCGGAACTTGCTGAGAGGAAACAGGAGAGCGACATCGAGTATCGATTCATCGCATTTACTGGGGAGAACTCACCAAGATGCTATGACAAGTgaaagtatttgtgtgtgtagaCCTACTGCCATTTAGAATTGTTGCCGTATTAAATGAATTGACATTGCATGCAAAGAAGTCGTACAGGACAGGGTAGTATGGAATTATAGCACTCTACAAACAGTTTACAATGGCATCCGATACCCAGTCATCAATAAACATTTCAGCCTGTTACACGCACATCATTAGTTAAGTGTAAAGTGCTTGTGTTCCAAGATAAACACACCCTCATTCATCAAGTCAATCAGTGCTAAATAGCAGCCTAATAGGTCACTGTATTTCAGGTCCTTGCAACTGTACAGCAGCTATACAGGGGTTGATCATGTATACttatttgactgtgtgtgtgcctatAGCCTAAATTCAGTGCTTGACTTTGACTTCAATAGGTTCCGGTACTCCTTTTGGGTGCTGGAACTGTTTATATTAAGGTGCAGAAGCTCTATAAGagtattctataagaggaacaggagctcaagcagtagagctcctgcccaagtcaagcactgcctAAATTACTTATTGATACAGTTGGCTTGGATACAGACAGTAAATATGGGGGTGATTCATGTAAACCGGGGCAGTTTGAAGGTAGGAATATATGTAATTTGGAATGGCACGATAAAAAAAATggcctgaccctaacattaaaaTGGAAGGGGGAAATGTATCAGGTGGCGgctggtaacctagtggttagagcgctgggccatTTGCCGGTGTTTGCTAGATCGAATCACTGAGCTGAGAAGGTAAACATCTTTCGGTCTGAgcctgaacaaggcaggtaaacccactgttcctaggatgtcagtgtaaataaaataaaaatgttcttaactgacttgcctagttaaattacatttaaaaaaatgtattagctAGATAACTAATAGTGATGAAATAGCTATTGTTCTGAAATGGTGGCTACATGAGCCAACAATAAACGGAAAGCCAAACGGTATAATTTTAAGCAAGATAGAGGGGCAACCTGAAAATATTTTTATCCTCTTGTCTTTGTGTGATGTCACCAGTGGCAGAACTGTTGTAATTGACTTGGTGGGGGGTGATGGCGTCATTTCGTGCCCTGGTGTACCCTCCCGTGCTCGAAAGTAGAAGGGAGAAGCATCTTTAGCAGAGGCGATCGTGGCTCCCAGGGCCGGGCTCGAGTACCGCCAAGCCGGACACCTCACGCCGGAAAATATGGAGGCTGTGGCCGAGGAGCTGCGGGCCGGCTCTCGGATTCCTGTCACTGTTGATCAAATAGTTAACGATACACTAGTAGTGACGCTTACCTATCAAGAAAGGTGCTACATGGGGATATTACTCGATTGCAACAAAAAGTGAGTCTTATTTATTCGAATAATTGAATACTTGTATCACAAAATAATTAGCTAGTTAGCCTGCTAATGTATGCTGGCTAATTTagcatgctaactagctagctacatgggcCATCATACAATAGACTCCAAGGGGttgtagctagcttgctagttaacgttagccagctaactcCGATTTGCTCACTTTTACAGCGAACATATTAATAACATATAAACACGTGTATCATTACTAGGAAGTTTGGATAAAGCCAACCACCCCGTGAAAGTAACGTGATGGTCATTTCAACAAAAGTTATGCTTACGTGGGTAACGTTACCTCATTGTTAGCTTAACTATCAAGCTAGTTCAATGTTGGCCAGATTTAGACTGCCAACAATGTAACCCAGCTATGGCTGGCCTTACTGAAACACCCTTTCTCATATTATACTTTTGTACATACATTCTTATTGTTACCTATCTAGTAATTATTACATCAAGGTTACATGTTTTAATACTAGATGTGCAAAGTGATGGGCATCACATCATTATTATTTTGCCTACTCCTGTTGTGCTTTCAGTAATGTAGGCCTATGTTAAACTCAGTCATCCAATGTTACCCTTAGCTAATGATACAATCAGTGTAGGCCTATTTATAAATGATTGACTTGAACCTCTAAATAAGAGATTATACAGCTGTGTTTTGCTGTTAAAGATCGCACTAATTGTTGCGTTTCCAAGGAAATTAGACACCAGAAAAACTAGGCTATAGGCCCACTTTGTACTTGACAAAGGGTGAACTACACAATGTTGGCAAGAAATCCCATTTATGCCTATGTATAGGGTGTTAACAATAGAGGTAAggtataaaatgttatttgaatgATTGGTATTCATATTGGGCATGTTATCTGGCTCGCAGTGTGTGTCACATGTACTGGCCTTGTGTTGCACAAGTACATGCTAGTACAGTGCAGTGGGTGCACCTTTTTTAAATGCCACagggtttatttatttatagacTCAGCATCAGAATCTTACCAGCTTTTCATATCGGTAGGCCTTCACTGAGACATGTAGGCCTACACATTCACGTGATGGATCACTCCAAATGCCTTGAGATTGACCTTCCCCAGTGGAAAAGATCTAAGCTTAAACAAAGAACAGTGGTTTGGCATACAGGCATATTTTGCTTTGGGAATGTCAAAATGTGAGTTCTTCTTTTAGGTTTATAGGAATGCATTTCCCTTAATTGTGCGTCTCCAGTTTCCATGTCATGTATCCTTTGAGCAGGATCTCTTTATTTGGTTGTAGTGCATGTACAGCATTCTATgttaaatggaaacaggatttgTCATGGCCTGTTAACCATTATGTCCAGCCTGTGTCAATCATTGTGATGGCTGAGATTGTGTTGCTCAAGAAGGGCCTTTAAAGGTCTCCTCTAAAGCACAGGAAACAGGCCTCGCCGGGCCTCTTTATTTAAATGTGACAATAGCCACTCATGGGGAAACGCCTTTCGGGCTGCCTAAATGTGCTTTAATTAATCATCTCATTACACACAAGCACCCAGCAGACACTGATGCAAAAACAAGTGAATCTCCTGGCACTCTCTGGGTCCCGAGTGATTCAcggggttgttgtttttttcagtCGGATGGAGTGGAGGGGGCTCCTGGGTATCCTGTAGTCTCTTTGTCTGCTGTCTCTGACAGCAGAGTGGAGCACAGCCatgttgctgctgctgccttGGCTGCTCTCAACTCCCTTTTCAAATGGCTCCTTAGAGAAGCCCGGCCTGGACACGTCACGCCTGTAGGCCACTGGCATGAAAAGGAACATGTGAATTTACAGAGAGAACACGCACTTCAGCTTTTTCAGTTTGAAGCGCAAGGCTGTAGAGATGGGCTATAGGCGAACTAGACAACGACCTGCTTGCTTGCTGTCTCCCAACCCCCATTCCAGTAGAAAACCCAACGCAGGTGATAACTGTGCTGTCTTTTACACAAACTAAAGTGTTGCAACCATAAGAGGTTTGCTTGCATCAAGGTCAGAGGAGTGCATTTGTTATGCTTAGATTTAGTCGAGCTAATGTTCTTGACCCGAACAGGAACTTAAACTAAACAGTTTAAATTCTTGCTTTATCCACAATGATAAAGTTGAGTGCAAACAATTTGACTTCATCATGATTGGATCTAATAACCCAGAAGCTACAAAGCAtactaaagtttttttttttaatctcacTTTTTGTCTTAGGACTGGGCTTTTCTGCCTACCGGATATCACAACAAAGCCAGTGGAATGCCCTGCATTGAAACCTGGTTGTGAAATCCCTGAAGTCCTGAGAGAGGAACCTGTTACTAAACCTCCCAGCCAGGCTTCACATCATAGACCAAAGGATGAAAACACGCTCCCTGAAAATGACCCACTAGGTGCCCATCTCCCAGCCCCTCTGCCCACAACAGTGCCTGCCGGGCACGGTCCATACCCTCCATATTTTGAAGGAGCTCCCTTCCCTCAGCCCATTTGGGTGCGCCACAGCTATGGTCAATGGGTACCTCAGCCACCTCCACGGACCATTAAAAGGAAGAAGAGGCGGACCCGAGAGCCCGGGCAGATGACCATGAGCACCATCAGACTCCGCCCCCGGCAGGTGTTGTGCGAGAAGTGTAAGAACACACTGAACAGTGACGAGGACAGTAAGGACGGGATGCCCACAACCAAGGCTTCCAGGAAAGAGAACGCTCCACAGAGCGATGAAGACTCCAAAGACGGGTCTATGAAGTTGACCAGGAAAGAGGATGCAGATGCCACCAAGGATAACGGCAAGAGGCGGGAGAATGGCCCCACCGGCTATGACAGCAAGCGGCTCCGGAAGGACAAGAGGGATGAGGAACCAAAGTTCCCTGCAGTGGACATCATTCCCCACAGCCCGGTCATCAAGATCTCCTACAGCACTCCGCAAGGTAAGGGCGAGGTGATGAAGATCCCAGCTCGGGTCCACGGCTCTGTCAAGCCCTTCTGCCCTAAGCAGCTGATGCAAAACGGCCTAAAAGGCCAGCTGGGCAAGGTGCCCGAGcccaccaccctaacccagacccagGAGCAGCGCCACATCCTGGACGCCACCAGGACGGGCCTGACCGTGTCCATTCCCAAACTCAAGCTCCCCAGACCACCAACGGCTGGCCTGGACTTCCCCTCCCCCAAGATTCGAGTGAGGACCCTGGGGGACGGAGAGGACAGCCTGACGGTCTACGATGCAGAGCTGGTAGAGAGGCAGAGCAGAAAGAGCCTCAGGGTCCCGGTCCCTCGTCCCCTGCCCCACTCGGAGGACTCTGGGGAGAAAACCCCCATGGAGCTGTGGTCGGGGAGCTCTGGAGAGGAGGCAGACCGAGGCCAAAGTGACCTTGCGCTGCTCATCAACCTTCGCAAGAGGAAAGCGGACTCCTCCAGCCTGTCCGTGTGCAGCACAGACAGTCTAGATGAATCCAAATCCTTCAGCTCAGATGGCACGTCCCCAGAGCTGTGCGACCTAGCGCCTGGCGAGCACATCTCCATGTCCTCCTCGATCTCACAAGACGACAGCAAGACTGTGCCGC harbors:
- the LOC124041393 gene encoding PWWP domain-containing protein 2B-like isoform X1: MEAVAEELRAGSRIPVTVDQIVNDTLVVTLTYQERCYMGILLDCNKKTGLFCLPDITTKPVECPALKPGCEIPEVLREEPVTKPPSQASHHRPKDENTLPENDPLGAHLPAPLPTTVPAGHGPYPPYFEGAPFPQPIWVRHSYGQWVPQPPPRTIKRKKRRTREPGQMTMSTIRLRPRQVLCEKCKNTLNSDEDSKDGMPTTKASRKENAPQSDEDSKDGSMKLTRKEDADATKDNGKRRENGPTGYDSKRLRKDKRDEEPKFPAVDIIPHSPVIKISYSTPQGKGEVMKIPARVHGSVKPFCPKQLMQNGLKGQLGKVPEPTTLTQTQEQRHILDATRTGLTVSIPKLKLPRPPTAGLDFPSPKIRVRTLGDGEDSLTVYDAELVERQSRKSLRVPVPRPLPHSEDSGEKTPMELWSGSSGEEADRGQSDLALLINLRKRKADSSSLSVCSTDSLDESKSFSSDGTSPELCDLAPGEHISMSSSISQDDSKTVPPLTVRLHTRSMTKCVTEEGHAVAVGDVVWGKIHGFPWWPARVLSISGNRKEESNCEVQWPEAKVAWFGSPTTSQLSVAKLSPFREFFRSRFNRKKKGMYRRAIVEAAKAVGHMSPEITSLLTSHCETG